A region of Paenibacillus thiaminolyticus DNA encodes the following proteins:
- the secF gene encoding protein translocase subunit SecF, whose translation MRFKGTFNFVHSSKYFFIFSIIITIVGAISLGALGLNYGVDFSSGTSVDVTLTKPVEKAQVEQMLDPYQLKKEPTITIGSDRMTIRFTEVLTEQMENQFKADFKKLDEGASFDISTVDVEIARELQRNALLAVLIASLGIIVYISIRFEWRFAISAVVALLHDAFMVISIFSIFRLEVNLPFIIAVLTIIGYSINDTIVIFDRIRENMRFAKIKNIHDLSHLVNDSIYQTLTRSINTVLTVLLAALCLFIFASESIRMFSLAILVGLAFGAYSSIFIASPLWVVLKSKEKSKPKSPAKPKQA comes from the coding sequence GTGCGCTTTAAAGGAACGTTCAACTTTGTTCATTCAAGCAAATACTTCTTTATTTTCTCCATCATTATTACGATTGTCGGCGCGATCTCGCTTGGCGCCCTCGGTTTGAACTACGGGGTAGACTTCAGCTCGGGGACGAGCGTGGACGTAACGCTCACGAAGCCGGTGGAGAAAGCCCAGGTCGAGCAGATGCTCGATCCGTACCAATTGAAGAAGGAGCCGACCATTACGATCGGCAGCGACCGGATGACGATCCGGTTCACGGAAGTGCTGACCGAGCAGATGGAGAACCAGTTCAAGGCTGACTTTAAAAAGCTGGATGAGGGTGCTTCGTTCGATATTAGTACGGTCGATGTCGAGATTGCGCGCGAACTGCAGCGCAATGCCTTGCTCGCGGTCCTGATTGCGAGCCTCGGCATCATCGTGTATATCAGCATCCGCTTCGAATGGCGCTTCGCCATCTCGGCGGTCGTCGCCTTGCTGCATGATGCGTTCATGGTTATCAGCATCTTCTCTATATTCCGGCTCGAGGTCAATCTGCCGTTCATTATCGCGGTGCTGACTATCATCGGGTATTCCATCAACGATACGATCGTTATCTTTGACCGGATTCGCGAGAATATGAGATTCGCCAAGATCAAAAATATTCATGACTTGTCCCATCTCGTGAACGACAGTATTTATCAGACGCTGACCCGGTCCATCAATACGGTATTGACGGTTCTCCTGGCGGCCCTCTGTCTGTTTATTTTCGCAAGCGAGTCGATTCGCATGTTCTCGCTGGCTATTCTGGTCGGCTTGGCATTCGGGGCTTATTCCTCCATATTCATCGCGAGCCCGCTGTGGGTCGTATTGAAGAGCAAGGAGAAGAGCAAGCCCAAGTCTCCGGCGAAGCCGAAGCAGGCGTAA
- a CDS encoding cation diffusion facilitator family transporter, translating to MTTERFARAEAGAWLGIIGNLLLALLKGIAGFCAGSQALIADAWHSASDVAGSGAVLVGLKAAKRPPDKDHPYGRGKAELIAAIIVSALLLVVGLELAVSAVKSVWQGRVDVPKWYALAAIIVSIAVKEAMFQYKFRLGKRLSSQALIANAWEHRSDVYSSIAALIGVGAAMLGGMYHIEWLLYLDPAAGFIVALLVLHMGTRLVKEAIRSTMDHVLHDEEANPLIRAAQSVNGVITVDNLRAREHGHYVIVDVTISVNPRISVADGHAIAKRVKNHLMQRFLHVADVCVHVNPFDTGNPYRIPENDGREPTLLQ from the coding sequence ATGACGACCGAGCGGTTTGCAAGGGCTGAGGCAGGGGCATGGCTGGGCATTATCGGCAACCTGCTGCTCGCCCTGCTCAAAGGGATCGCCGGCTTCTGTGCGGGCAGCCAAGCGCTCATCGCGGACGCTTGGCATTCCGCCTCGGATGTGGCGGGCTCCGGCGCCGTCCTTGTCGGCTTGAAGGCAGCGAAGCGCCCTCCGGACAAGGATCATCCGTATGGACGCGGCAAAGCGGAGCTCATCGCCGCCATTATCGTCTCGGCGCTGCTGCTCGTCGTCGGGCTTGAGCTCGCCGTCTCCGCAGTGAAGTCGGTATGGCAAGGGCGGGTGGACGTCCCGAAATGGTACGCTCTCGCCGCAATTATAGTGTCTATCGCAGTGAAGGAAGCGATGTTCCAGTACAAGTTCCGGCTGGGCAAGCGCTTATCGTCGCAGGCTCTGATTGCGAACGCATGGGAGCATCGTTCTGATGTCTATTCTTCCATCGCGGCGTTGATCGGGGTGGGAGCCGCGATGCTCGGCGGGATGTATCATATCGAATGGCTGCTGTATCTGGATCCGGCAGCCGGATTTATTGTCGCGCTTCTGGTGCTGCATATGGGAACCAGATTGGTGAAGGAAGCGATTCGCTCGACGATGGACCATGTTCTTCATGATGAAGAAGCGAATCCGCTCATCCGGGCCGCACAGTCCGTCAACGGCGTCATTACCGTCGACAATCTGCGGGCGCGGGAGCATGGCCATTATGTTATCGTCGATGTTACAATCAGTGTAAATCCCCGCATTTCGGTGGCTGACGGCCATGCGATTGCGAAGCGGGTCAAAAATCATTTAATGCAGCGTTTTTTGCATGTGGCAGACGTGTGTGTCCATGTGAACCCGTTCGATACCGGGAATCCGTACCGGATTCCGGAGAATGACGGGAGAGAGCCTACGCTGCTGCAATGA
- the recJ gene encoding single-stranded-DNA-specific exonuclease RecJ: protein MLHPRSRWICSDVPDTGIEQLAQEARVSKLVARMLAVRGIADAEQAHRFLHADIDEMHDPYLLAGMEDAVARIRTALANRERIRIYGDYDADGVSSTSLMIYLMRHLEAEFDYYIPHRANEGYGLNKAALEAAQACGVTLVVTVDTGISAVEEIAYARELGIDIVVTDHHEPPEQLPNACALVNPKLPYCPYPFKGLAGVGVAFKLAHALLGRIPEEWLELAAIGTVADLMPLLDENRILVRAALQRMKRSRYAGIRALLQVCSIDPKEVTSTHIAFSMAPRINASGRLDHADIAVQLLTAEHDAAAEAFAWELDRLNKERQKIVDGIVKEAEALLVEKMEDTGEPPHVIVLAAEGWNVGVIGIVASKILEKYYRPTFVLGIDGETGLCKGSARSIPGFDLYEAMQSCGELFEHYGGHQAAAGMTIQADKLEELEQRLQEVAEGILTEEHFVPCVEVDAECGLNEIPLEVIDQLGQLAPFGMGNPSPRVVIRNARVREIRTMGKEGQHLKLMLSQDRATLDAVAFHRGGLARRITSDVKADVLGELSVNEWNGRRRPQLFMQDIRIQERQLFDLRGIPDAWETAVQLARILEQDGGGANVLVTTREQAGVHAAESFAWLYSDEEEGPVVVPGAWRGDEPFIAAMSERVREMVLFGMPPSEQEMRRLTRQLRHMERLHVVLPREPIGGRLHMPTRDRIKRAYAELRRVHTWTNEPEPMRSLAKRVSLSLREFMLLIDMFQELQFLCCTHHKHTTTFEMAAQPAKTSLEASQRYQDWASAAAWEQRWYEPATEAFAAWLWSCWDEERDVSLLRRSSDGF from the coding sequence ATGCTTCATCCACGCTCCCGGTGGATCTGCTCTGACGTGCCGGATACCGGTATCGAGCAACTGGCCCAGGAAGCCCGGGTCTCGAAGCTGGTCGCCCGTATGCTGGCCGTACGGGGGATAGCAGACGCAGAGCAGGCGCACCGGTTTTTGCATGCGGATATTGATGAGATGCACGATCCATATTTATTGGCAGGAATGGAAGACGCGGTGGCCCGAATCCGGACAGCGCTTGCGAACCGCGAGCGCATTCGCATTTATGGCGATTACGATGCGGACGGAGTCTCGAGCACATCGCTTATGATTTATTTGATGCGTCATCTGGAGGCGGAATTCGACTATTATATCCCGCACCGGGCCAACGAAGGGTACGGGCTGAACAAGGCTGCGCTGGAAGCTGCGCAGGCTTGCGGCGTCACCCTCGTCGTGACGGTCGATACCGGGATAAGCGCCGTGGAGGAAATCGCCTATGCCCGCGAGCTTGGAATCGACATCGTGGTGACCGATCACCATGAGCCTCCGGAGCAGCTTCCGAACGCCTGCGCGCTGGTCAATCCGAAGCTGCCTTATTGCCCTTATCCGTTCAAAGGGCTGGCCGGCGTCGGCGTAGCGTTCAAGCTGGCGCATGCGCTGCTCGGACGGATTCCCGAGGAATGGCTAGAGCTGGCCGCCATCGGCACTGTTGCCGATCTGATGCCGCTGCTGGATGAGAACCGCATTCTCGTGCGTGCGGCCCTCCAGCGGATGAAGCGTTCCCGCTATGCCGGGATTCGGGCGCTGCTTCAAGTGTGCAGCATTGATCCGAAGGAAGTGACCTCGACCCATATCGCCTTCTCGATGGCTCCGCGAATCAATGCCAGCGGGCGGCTCGATCATGCCGACATCGCGGTTCAGCTGCTGACGGCGGAGCACGACGCGGCGGCCGAGGCGTTCGCATGGGAGCTGGACCGGTTGAATAAGGAGCGGCAGAAAATCGTTGACGGCATCGTCAAGGAAGCGGAAGCGCTGCTGGTGGAGAAGATGGAGGATACGGGCGAGCCTCCCCATGTCATCGTATTGGCTGCGGAGGGGTGGAACGTCGGTGTCATCGGCATCGTTGCTTCCAAAATCCTCGAAAAATATTACCGTCCGACCTTCGTGCTGGGAATCGACGGCGAGACCGGATTGTGCAAAGGTTCGGCCCGCTCGATCCCGGGCTTCGATCTGTACGAGGCGATGCAATCGTGCGGCGAACTGTTCGAGCATTATGGCGGGCATCAGGCCGCGGCAGGCATGACGATTCAGGCAGACAAGCTTGAGGAGCTTGAGCAGCGCTTGCAAGAGGTTGCCGAGGGCATACTGACAGAGGAGCACTTCGTTCCTTGCGTCGAGGTGGACGCGGAATGCGGCTTGAATGAGATTCCGCTGGAAGTAATCGACCAGTTGGGGCAATTGGCCCCGTTCGGCATGGGCAATCCGAGCCCCCGGGTCGTCATCCGCAACGCGCGGGTGCGCGAGATCCGGACGATGGGCAAGGAAGGCCAACATTTGAAGTTGATGTTGAGCCAAGACCGTGCTACATTGGATGCGGTAGCTTTTCACCGGGGGGGCTTGGCCCGAAGGATTACGAGTGACGTGAAGGCGGATGTGCTGGGCGAGCTGTCCGTCAATGAATGGAACGGCCGGCGCAGGCCGCAGTTATTTATGCAGGATATCCGCATCCAGGAGCGGCAGCTGTTCGATTTGCGGGGGATCCCGGATGCTTGGGAGACGGCGGTGCAGCTGGCGCGCATATTGGAGCAGGATGGCGGCGGCGCCAACGTGCTCGTCACGACCCGCGAACAGGCGGGCGTTCATGCCGCGGAATCCTTCGCGTGGCTGTACAGCGACGAGGAGGAAGGACCGGTCGTCGTTCCGGGCGCATGGCGTGGAGACGAGCCGTTCATCGCCGCGATGTCGGAGCGCGTTCGCGAGATGGTGCTGTTCGGGATGCCGCCATCAGAGCAGGAGATGAGGCGGTTAACGCGCCAGCTTCGCCATATGGAACGGCTGCATGTCGTGCTGCCGCGCGAACCGATCGGGGGGCGGCTTCATATGCCGACGCGCGATCGAATCAAGCGGGCTTATGCTGAATTGAGACGGGTACATACATGGACCAATGAACCCGAGCCGATGCGGTCGCTGGCCAAGCGCGTCAGCTTGTCTCTGCGGGAATTCATGCTGCTGATCGATATGTTCCAGGAGCTGCAATTTTTATGTTGCACTCATCATAAACATACAACGACATTCGAAATGGCGGCACAGCCGGCGAAGACCTCGTTGGAAGCTTCCCAACGTTACCAGGACTGGGCAAGCGCAGCAGCCTGGGAGCAGCGCTGGTATGAGCCAGCGACAGAGGCGTTCGCGGCATGGCTGTGGTCCTGCTGGGACGAAGAACGCGATGTTTCATTACTTAGGAGGAGTTCAGATGGATTTTAA
- a CDS encoding adenine phosphoribosyltransferase, with translation MDFKSYIRVIPDFPQPGISFKDITTLLKDGSAYQAAIAAMKQMVEDQQIDLIAGPEARGFVVGAPLALAIGAGFVPIRKSGKLPGETIEAGYALEYGSDKLAMHKDAIKPGQKVLIADDLLATGGTISTAVNLVRQLGGEVVGALFLIELSDLNGRAKLPDIDVRSLMTY, from the coding sequence ATGGATTTTAAATCGTATATTCGGGTCATCCCCGATTTTCCTCAGCCGGGAATCAGCTTCAAAGATATTACGACGCTGCTGAAGGACGGTTCCGCTTATCAGGCGGCGATCGCCGCAATGAAGCAGATGGTCGAGGATCAACAAATTGATCTGATTGCCGGTCCGGAGGCGCGCGGGTTCGTCGTGGGCGCTCCGCTCGCCTTGGCGATCGGGGCCGGATTCGTCCCGATCCGCAAGAGCGGCAAGCTGCCGGGCGAGACGATTGAAGCGGGCTATGCGCTGGAATACGGCAGCGACAAGCTGGCTATGCACAAGGATGCGATCAAGCCGGGGCAAAAGGTGTTGATTGCCGACGACCTGCTGGCAACCGGAGGCACGATCTCCACAGCCGTCAATCTGGTTCGCCAACTGGGCGGAGAAGTGGTCGGGGCGTTGTTCCTTATCGAATTGAGCGACCTGAACGGACGCGCCAAGCTGCCGGATATTGACGTGCGTTCCCTGATGACGTACTAA
- the uraA gene encoding uracil permease: MQREIQVHEKPAFGPGLLLSIQHMFAMFGSNVLVPNLFHVDPGIVLLMNGLGTIFYLVLCRGLIPAFLGSSFAFISPVTVVLTGNGGSYAQALSGFIVCGIIFVAVALIVKWVGTRWLDVLFPPAAMGAIVAVIGLELVPVAAGMSGFIPSDPGAALDSTAITLACITLGVTVLGNVLFRGFFKIIPVLIGIITGYVVAYFMGVVSMDPVREAALFKAPTFTFPEFNWTAIAIIVPAALVVVVEHIGHLMVTSNIVGNDLSKNPGLHRSLLGNGVSTIFSGFFGSTPNTTYGENIGVMALTRVYSVYVIGGAAVIAIIMSFFGKVSALIANIPVPVMGGVSLLLFGVIAASGLRVLVDAKVDYGKPKNLLLTTLIIVIGISGATLKLGAVELKGMALATVLAIVLNLFFIIIDKLGLSNEQA; the protein is encoded by the coding sequence TTGCAACGCGAAATTCAAGTGCATGAAAAACCGGCTTTCGGGCCCGGACTGCTGCTAAGCATCCAACACATGTTCGCCATGTTCGGATCGAACGTGCTGGTGCCGAACCTGTTCCACGTCGATCCGGGCATTGTACTGCTCATGAACGGACTGGGCACCATCTTCTATCTTGTGCTGTGCCGGGGGCTCATCCCAGCCTTTCTCGGATCGAGCTTTGCGTTCATTTCTCCGGTTACGGTCGTTCTCACCGGCAATGGCGGCAGCTATGCCCAAGCGCTCTCCGGCTTCATCGTATGCGGAATTATCTTCGTGGCTGTCGCGCTTATCGTGAAGTGGGTCGGCACTCGCTGGCTGGATGTGCTCTTCCCGCCGGCCGCCATGGGAGCCATCGTCGCGGTCATCGGCCTTGAGCTGGTTCCGGTCGCTGCCGGAATGTCGGGATTCATTCCGTCCGATCCGGGAGCCGCGCTCGATTCGACTGCCATTACGCTGGCCTGCATCACGCTCGGCGTGACCGTGCTCGGCAATGTGCTCTTCCGTGGTTTCTTCAAAATTATTCCTGTTCTAATCGGTATCATTACCGGTTATGTCGTCGCTTACTTCATGGGCGTCGTCAGCATGGATCCGGTCCGGGAGGCCGCCCTGTTCAAAGCGCCGACATTCACGTTCCCTGAATTCAACTGGACGGCGATCGCCATTATCGTGCCTGCGGCACTGGTCGTCGTCGTGGAACATATCGGCCATCTGATGGTAACTAGCAATATTGTAGGCAACGATCTGTCGAAAAATCCGGGGCTTCACCGCTCCCTGCTCGGCAACGGGGTCTCGACCATTTTCTCTGGCTTCTTCGGCTCCACGCCGAACACGACGTACGGGGAGAATATCGGCGTCATGGCGCTTACCCGCGTCTATTCCGTATATGTCATCGGCGGCGCGGCGGTCATTGCCATTATCATGTCCTTCTTCGGCAAAGTCTCCGCCCTTATCGCCAACATCCCGGTTCCCGTCATGGGCGGCGTATCCCTGCTGTTGTTCGGGGTTATTGCGGCATCCGGCCTGCGGGTGCTGGTCGATGCCAAGGTCGACTACGGCAAGCCGAAAAATCTGCTGCTGACGACGCTGATCATCGTCATCGGCATCAGCGGCGCCACCTTGAAGCTGGGCGCTGTTGAATTGAAAGGAATGGCTCTGGCCACGGTGCTAGCCATCGTGCTTAATCTGTTCTTCATCATCATCGACAAGCTGGGCTTGTCCAACGAGCAAGCCTGA